A region from the Lolium perenne isolate Kyuss_39 chromosome 4, Kyuss_2.0, whole genome shotgun sequence genome encodes:
- the LOC139838974 gene encoding uncharacterized protein, translating to MDCHCATKRKAEEVTDCLWSCATKRKLEVPKTDVGGDGDDGVEAPVREQVIRLPHEEIDRILTRPMGPGTVEDPEDCEDEDTKELLRENLEAMEAHWEEYSKYQDWVRREYAAKGFVEVEADYFTRREKTRLALSEDFDRMIAEYRLLVADFNEENDPTIDDMI from the coding sequence ATGGATTGCCACTGCGCCACGAAAAGAAAGGCGGAGGAGGTGACTGATTGTCTTTGGAGCTGTGCCACCAAGAGGAAACTGGAGGTGCCGAAGACTGATGTTGGTGGAGACGGAGACGACGGCGTTGAGGCTCCGGTAAGAGAGCAGGTGATTAGGCTACCGCACGAGGAGATCGACCGGATCCTTACCAGGCCCATGGGCCCGGGCACCGTGGAAGACCCCGAAGACTGCGAGGACGAGGATACAAAGGAACTCCTACGCGAAAACCTTGAGGCGATGGAGGCGCACTGGGAGGAGTACTCAAAGTACCAGGACTGGGTCCGCCGCGAGTACGCTGCCAAAGGCTTCGTCGAGGTCGAAGCCGACTACTTCACGCGCAGGGAAAAGACCCGACTAGCTCTCTCCGAAGATTTTGACAGAATGATTGCTGAGTATCGCCTCTTGGTCGCCGACTTCAACGAGGAGAATGACCCCACGatcgatgatatgatatga